The Celeribacter marinus genome window below encodes:
- the flaF gene encoding flagellar biosynthesis regulator FlaF → MNALNMARTAYTNTAAPIRTARGTEYAAFARISAQLKQTSQNKKLEFPKFVTALNHNRRLWTLLASDVADSDNALPKELRAQIFYLAEFVIHHTAQVLAGKADEEALLDVNRSIMRGLQGEGAQL, encoded by the coding sequence GTGAACGCTTTGAATATGGCCCGAACGGCCTACACCAACACCGCCGCCCCGATCAGAACCGCGCGCGGCACCGAATACGCCGCCTTCGCGCGCATCTCGGCGCAACTCAAACAAACATCGCAAAACAAGAAATTGGAATTTCCAAAGTTTGTAACCGCGCTCAATCACAATCGTCGATTGTGGACATTGCTGGCCTCGGATGTCGCCGATAGCGACAATGCGTTGCCCAAAGAACTCCGTGCGCAAATCTTTTACCTCGCCGAGTTTGTCATCCATCACACGGCTCAAGTTCTGGCCGGAAAAGCAGACGAAGAGGCACTTCTCGACGTCAACCGCTCGATTATGCGCGGGCTACAAGGCGAAGGAGCGCAGCTATGA
- the flbT gene encoding flagellar biosynthesis repressor FlbT — MSGLVLKLGPKERVLINGAVIENGDRRSRLSIMTPNANILRLRDAIHPEEVNTPVRRICYIAQLVLSGDADATDAKHQLFRGIEQLSQVLTDTDSRKLLDLATEAVQTDQFYQALKSLRSLLPREERLLSTRDLQ, encoded by the coding sequence ATGAGTGGGTTGGTTTTAAAACTGGGGCCGAAAGAACGCGTGCTGATCAACGGTGCGGTCATTGAAAACGGCGATCGGCGGTCACGTCTTTCGATCATGACGCCGAATGCCAATATCCTGCGGCTGCGCGATGCGATTCACCCCGAAGAGGTCAACACGCCCGTGCGCCGCATTTGCTACATCGCACAGCTTGTTTTGTCTGGAGATGCGGATGCCACGGATGCAAAGCATCAACTCTTTCGCGGCATCGAACAATTGAGTCAGGTGCTCACAGATACCGACAGCCGTAAGCTGCTTGATCTCGCAACCGAGGCTGTTCAAACCGATCAGTTCTATCAGGCACTGAAATCGTTGCGTAGTCTTCTCCCCCGCGAAGAGCGGCTATTGTCGACGCGCGATTTACAATGA
- a CDS encoding DUF1217 domain-containing protein: MSFQPVVPFGGYSGWAFLNRTKDAQIETFRGSADIQRDVDYFKENIGKVKTAEDLVSDRTLRKVVLGAFDLDGDMDNIYFVQKVLSDGILDDGALANKLSDTRYYDMAKALGFDLSVPNTVMSTFPDEIAAKFEEQQFEIAVGDQDSNMRLAMSLDRELSKIADKSTTDNGRWYSVMGNTAVRSALETALGLPSSLGSLDLDQQLSEFREKTERYFGSSEVSQFSDPDARQEMLRLFLVRADIQSSRTQYSSAANALTLLSGSY; the protein is encoded by the coding sequence ATGAGCTTTCAACCTGTTGTCCCATTCGGAGGATACTCCGGATGGGCCTTTCTCAATCGCACCAAAGACGCCCAAATCGAAACCTTTCGCGGATCTGCGGATATCCAAAGGGACGTCGACTATTTCAAAGAGAACATCGGCAAGGTGAAAACCGCCGAAGACCTCGTTTCTGATCGCACTTTGAGAAAAGTGGTTCTAGGGGCCTTCGACCTCGACGGCGATATGGATAATATTTATTTCGTCCAAAAGGTTCTGTCTGACGGGATTTTGGATGACGGCGCGCTTGCCAATAAACTAAGCGATACCCGCTATTATGACATGGCCAAAGCACTCGGGTTCGACCTGAGCGTTCCCAACACAGTCATGAGTACGTTTCCCGACGAAATCGCCGCTAAATTCGAAGAACAGCAATTCGAAATTGCCGTTGGAGATCAGGATTCCAACATGCGGCTCGCGATGTCACTCGACCGCGAACTGTCTAAAATCGCTGATAAATCGACAACGGACAACGGACGCTGGTATTCCGTCATGGGCAATACGGCGGTGCGCAGCGCGCTTGAAACCGCGCTCGGCCTACCGTCCTCTCTGGGCAGTTTGGACCTCGATCAACAACTCTCAGAGTTTCGGGAAAAAACCGAACGTTATTTTGGAAGTAGCGAAGTTTCACAGTTCTCTGATCCCGATGCGCGGCAGGAAATGCTACGCCTGTTTTTGGTGCGCGCGGACATTCAATCGTCTCGCACGCAATACTCGTCCGCCGCGAATGCACTCACTTTGCTGTCCGGCTCATACTAA